Proteins encoded together in one Prevotella scopos JCM 17725 window:
- the ffh gene encoding signal recognition particle protein, translating to MFENLSDRLERSFKILKGEGKITEINVAETLKDVRRALLDADVNYKVAKSFTDTVKQKALGMNVLTAVKPGQLMVKIVHDELAELMGGEAVGLNLSGKPSIILMSGLQGSGKTTFSGKLANMLKTKEHKNPLLVACDVYRPAAIDQLKVVGEQVGVAVYSEPDNKNVNDIADHALAEAKAKGYDVVIIDTAGRLAVDEEMMNEIESLKNHVHPDETLFVVDSMTGQDAVNTAKEFNDRLDFNGVVLTKLDGDTRGGAALSIRTVVTKPIKFIGTGEKMEAIDVFHPGRMADRILGMGDVVSLVERAQEQFDEEEAKRLQKKIQKNQFDFNDFYNQIQQIKKMGNLKDLASMIPGVGKAIRDVDIDDNAFKGIEAIIQSMTPKERTNPELLNNSRRQRIAKGSGTNIQEVNRLIKQFDQTRKMMKMVTGSKMAGMMSKMKGMPGMPGMPKM from the coding sequence ATGTTTGAAAATTTAAGTGATCGTCTTGAACGCTCCTTTAAGATTCTCAAAGGAGAGGGAAAGATTACAGAGATAAATGTAGCAGAAACCCTGAAGGACGTGCGCAGAGCGCTTCTTGATGCCGATGTTAACTATAAAGTTGCAAAATCATTTACTGACACTGTAAAGCAGAAGGCATTAGGTATGAACGTGCTTACAGCTGTTAAACCTGGACAACTCATGGTTAAGATTGTGCATGATGAGTTGGCAGAGTTGATGGGTGGTGAGGCTGTTGGTTTGAATCTGTCAGGTAAGCCATCAATCATATTGATGAGTGGTTTGCAAGGTTCTGGTAAGACCACATTCTCTGGTAAATTGGCAAACATGCTCAAGACGAAGGAACATAAGAATCCATTGCTGGTTGCTTGTGACGTATATCGTCCTGCTGCTATTGATCAGTTGAAAGTAGTTGGTGAGCAGGTTGGTGTAGCTGTCTATAGCGAGCCTGATAACAAGAATGTGAATGATATTGCAGATCACGCACTTGCAGAGGCAAAGGCAAAGGGATATGATGTTGTCATCATCGATACCGCTGGTCGTCTGGCCGTTGATGAGGAGATGATGAATGAGATTGAGAGTCTCAAGAATCATGTTCATCCTGATGAAACCCTGTTTGTCGTTGACTCAATGACAGGGCAAGACGCAGTGAATACTGCCAAGGAGTTTAATGATCGATTAGATTTTAATGGCGTCGTTCTTACAAAGCTTGATGGTGATACACGTGGTGGTGCAGCATTGTCAATCCGTACGGTTGTCACAAAGCCTATCAAGTTCATTGGCACAGGAGAGAAGATGGAAGCCATCGATGTGTTCCATCCAGGTCGTATGGCAGATCGTATCTTGGGTATGGGTGACGTAGTCTCACTTGTTGAACGTGCGCAGGAGCAGTTTGATGAGGAAGAGGCAAAGCGTCTGCAAAAGAAGATTCAGAAGAATCAGTTTGATTTCAACGATTTCTATAATCAGATACAGCAAATCAAGAAGATGGGTAACCTAAAAGACCTCGCTTCTATGATTCCTGGTGTAGGCAAAGCTATTCGAGATGTTGATATTGATGATAATGCTTTCAAAGGTATTGAAGCTATTATTCAGAGTATGACACCGAAGGAGCGTACAAATCCTGAGTTGCTCAATAATTCACGTCGTCAACGTATTGCAAAGGGTTCTGGTACCAATATACAAGAGGTCAACCGACTCATAAAACAGTTTGATCAGACGCGTAAGATGATGAAGATGGTAACTGGCTCGAAGATGGCAGGTATGATGAGCAAAATGAAGGGTATGCCAGGAATGCCAGGCATGCCGAAGATGTAA
- a CDS encoding helix-turn-helix domain-containing protein: protein MKNRYLLRDFVELPIGGKRVTRRMKVQRYKCKEYDFDQQENIHFATSSRSYTHRFAKYVVDLLRGMTLQDVSNHLGVSWDIVKEIHSSYLEHHTALLLWMVWRI from the coding sequence GTGAAGAATAGGTATCTCCTGCGGGACTTTGTTGAACTTCCCATAGGTGGCAAGCGAGTAACTAGACGCATGAAGGTACAACGCTATAAATGTAAAGAATATGATTTCGACCAGCAGGAAAATATACACTTTGCCACCAGCAGTCGCAGCTATACTCACCGCTTTGCCAAGTATGTAGTGGATTTGCTTCGTGGTATGACGCTTCAGGATGTGTCGAACCATCTGGGTGTGTCATGGGACATAGTAAAGGAGATACACTCCTCTTACCTTGAGCACCATACAGCCCTCCTTCTCTGGATGGTGTGGAGAATATAG
- a CDS encoding transposase, which yields MLDGRIRQAEQNKITQLQKIAITMRTYRKGILAWYDCHLSTGKVEGINNKTKVMKRNTYGFRDERNFTLRLYALHDYRITRNVE from the coding sequence GTGCTTGACGGCAGGATAAGGCAGGCGGAACAGAACAAGATTACCCAACTGCAGAAAATAGCTATTACCATGCGAACCTACAGAAAAGGCATCCTTGCTTGGTATGACTGCCATCTATCAACAGGAAAAGTCGAAGGCATCAATAACAAGACTAAAGTAATGAAACGAAATACGTATGGATTCAGGGATGAGAGAAATTTTACACTACGGCTCTATGCACTGCACGACTATCGTATCACTCGAAATGTCGAATAG
- a CDS encoding dihydroorotate dehydrogenase yields MADLSVKINNLQLKNPVMTASGTFGYGLEFADFVPLEELGGIIVKGTTLEPREGNDYPRMVETPQGMLNCVGLQNKGVDYFIKHIYPKIKDIDTNMIVNVSGNSPETYAETAEKLDALEGIPSIEVNISCPNVKEGGMSFGVTCSGAASVVKAVRQHYHKTMIVKLSPNVTDIASIARACEDEGADSVSLINTLMGMAIDIERRCPKLSIRTGGLSGPAVKPVAVRMVNDVAKAVKIPIIGLGGISTAEDAIEFLMAGATAIQIGTANFIDPQVTIKVRDGINSWLDHHGCKSVTEIINCLA; encoded by the coding sequence ATGGCTGATTTAAGTGTAAAGATAAATAACTTACAGCTCAAGAATCCAGTGATGACAGCCAGTGGTACCTTTGGCTATGGTTTGGAGTTTGCTGATTTCGTACCATTGGAGGAACTTGGAGGTATTATCGTCAAGGGTACGACGTTGGAACCACGTGAAGGAAATGACTATCCACGTATGGTAGAGACACCTCAGGGAATGCTTAATTGTGTGGGTTTGCAAAATAAGGGAGTAGATTACTTCATCAAACATATCTATCCTAAGATAAAAGATATCGACACGAATATGATTGTCAATGTCAGTGGAAATTCGCCCGAAACGTATGCGGAGACTGCAGAGAAACTTGATGCATTGGAGGGTATTCCTTCTATTGAGGTGAACATCTCTTGCCCTAATGTGAAAGAAGGTGGTATGTCGTTCGGTGTCACTTGCTCTGGAGCTGCTTCCGTTGTGAAGGCTGTGCGCCAGCATTATCACAAGACAATGATTGTCAAGCTTTCGCCTAATGTCACTGACATTGCCAGCATAGCACGTGCTTGCGAAGATGAGGGTGCTGATTCAGTATCACTGATTAACACGTTGATGGGAATGGCGATTGATATTGAGCGTCGTTGTCCAAAGTTGAGTATCCGTACGGGTGGCTTGAGTGGTCCAGCTGTAAAGCCTGTAGCTGTCCGAATGGTCAATGATGTGGCAAAGGCTGTTAAGATTCCTATTATCGGTCTTGGCGGTATTTCTACAGCTGAAGATGCGATTGAATTCCTCATGGCAGGCGCAACTGCCATTCAGATAGGTACAGCGAACTTCATTGATCCACAGGTTACGATAAAGGTGCGTGATGGTATAAACAGTTGGCTCGACCATCATGGTTGCAAGTCGGTTACGGAAATCATCAACTGTCTTGCGTAA
- a CDS encoding dihydroorotate dehydrogenase electron transfer subunit: MKKYVLDLKVSSVERVNARNVLIKLTDEKPLPEMLPGQFVEVRVDGSPSTFLRRPISINFVDIERNELWLLVATIGEGTNTLARLREGDTLNCVLPLGNTFAPLASPSERVLLVGGGVGVAPLLYFGKQIKEAGGLPVFLLGARTAADLAELSLFEKYGKVCITTEDGSAGEKGFVTNHSILSTERFDRISTCGPKPMMKAVARYAHKASIPCEASLENMMACGVGACLCCVEKTTGGNLCVCTEGPVFDTRRLMWEE, encoded by the coding sequence ATGAAGAAATATGTCCTCGACTTGAAGGTATCTTCCGTGGAACGTGTCAATGCAAGGAATGTCCTTATTAAGCTGACAGATGAGAAACCGCTTCCAGAGATGCTGCCTGGTCAGTTTGTAGAGGTGAGAGTGGACGGCTCGCCTTCCACTTTTCTTCGCCGTCCTATTTCCATTAATTTCGTTGATATTGAGCGTAATGAGTTATGGCTTCTGGTTGCAACCATAGGTGAAGGTACGAATACGCTTGCACGTCTCCGTGAAGGCGATACTTTAAATTGTGTGCTTCCTTTGGGTAATACGTTTGCACCTTTGGCAAGTCCGTCAGAACGAGTATTGCTTGTAGGCGGTGGTGTTGGCGTTGCTCCGTTGCTTTATTTCGGTAAGCAGATAAAGGAGGCTGGTGGATTACCTGTCTTTTTGTTGGGGGCTCGTACAGCAGCCGACTTAGCAGAGCTTTCACTTTTCGAGAAGTATGGAAAGGTATGTATTACTACAGAGGACGGTTCTGCAGGTGAGAAGGGTTTTGTCACAAATCACTCTATCCTGTCCACAGAGCGTTTTGATCGTATTTCTACGTGTGGTCCTAAGCCAATGATGAAGGCAGTGGCACGTTATGCTCATAAGGCATCAATTCCTTGCGAGGCATCGTTGGAGAATATGATGGCGTGCGGTGTTGGTGCTTGTCTGTGCTGTGTAGAGAAAACGACGGGGGGAAATCTCTGCGTTTGTACGGAAGGTCCTGTCTTCGACACACGTAGATTGATGTGGGAAGAATAA